The Saprospiraceae bacterium genome includes a window with the following:
- a CDS encoding thioredoxin family protein, which yields MRTYSFIFVLFFLFLVSGCKNSGTPTFKEGELTWLTIAQLENMKDELGNKKVLIDVYTEWCGWCKVMDKKTFTDPGLIKYLNENFYVVKFDAEQKEPVTFKGTEYQWQAMGRNGINNLGLELLQGNMGYPSLVYMDSKLNSIRVSPGYKTPEQLMEELQSL from the coding sequence ATGCGTACTTACAGTTTTATTTTTGTGCTTTTCTTTTTATTTCTGGTTTCAGGATGTAAAAATTCAGGTACTCCGACTTTTAAAGAAGGGGAACTGACCTGGCTGACGATTGCACAATTGGAAAACATGAAGGACGAACTTGGAAATAAAAAAGTTTTGATTGATGTTTATACAGAGTGGTGCGGATGGTGTAAAGTAATGGACAAAAAGACATTTACAGATCCGGGGTTGATTAAGTATCTGAACGAAAATTTTTATGTCGTAAAATTTGATGCTGAACAGAAAGAACCTGTCACATTTAAAGGAACAGAATATCAGTGGCAGGCTATGGGCAGAAACGGTATCAATAACCTTGGGTTAGAATTATTGCAGGGCAATATGGGATATCCGTCCTTAGTTTATATGGATTCAAAATTAAATTCCATCAGAGTATCTCCGGGGTATAAGACGCCGGAACAATTAATGGAAGAGTTACAGTCTTTGTAA
- the dnaA gene encoding chromosomal replication initiator protein DnaA, translated as MDKDHTSVWNSCLGYIKKNLEPQSFKTWFEPIKSVKLVNSVLTVQVPNKFFFEWLEEHYVELLRKSIRQELGANGSLEYNILVENHLQIGKVKPKSVSENKNSKDDVQFLNPFVIPGIKKIKIDHQLNPKYTFSNFIEGDCNKFPRSAGHAIAKKPGGTAFNPLVVYGDVALGKTHLSQAIGNEILLQHPEKQVLYITIEKFTNQVIQAIKSSAVNDFMNFYQMIDTLIVDDIQFLAGRPKTQELFFNIFNQLHQSGKQIILTADRAPKDLTDVDNRLISRFKWGLVADIKIPDFDTRMKILTAKIEEQNLELTDDVKEYICHHIKNNVRELEGVILSLVAQSTFNRVKIDLKLVKEVIKQFVSQVDKEISVENIKQLVAKYFELPVEKLQGKTRLRSVVIARQLSMYLAKNYTNSSLKVIGDSFGGRDHSTVIYSLKAVQDLMDTDMLFKDTVNALEKKVQSTLTT; from the coding sequence ATGGATAAGGATCATACTTCAGTATGGAATAGCTGCTTAGGATACATTAAAAAAAATCTGGAACCACAGTCATTTAAGACGTGGTTTGAACCCATAAAATCCGTTAAATTAGTCAATAGTGTACTTACCGTACAAGTGCCCAACAAATTCTTTTTCGAGTGGCTGGAAGAGCATTATGTAGAGTTGCTCAGAAAATCAATCAGACAGGAATTGGGTGCAAACGGAAGTCTTGAATATAACATTCTGGTAGAAAATCATCTTCAGATAGGAAAGGTGAAGCCAAAGTCGGTCTCAGAAAATAAAAATAGTAAAGATGATGTTCAGTTTTTGAATCCCTTTGTAATACCGGGTATCAAAAAAATTAAAATTGACCATCAATTAAATCCCAAATATACATTCAGTAACTTTATAGAAGGCGATTGCAATAAATTTCCCCGCTCGGCAGGTCATGCTATTGCTAAGAAGCCCGGAGGAACCGCTTTCAATCCTTTAGTAGTATATGGCGACGTTGCTTTAGGAAAAACACATCTTTCTCAGGCAATCGGTAATGAAATATTGCTGCAACATCCTGAGAAACAAGTGCTTTACATCACTATCGAAAAATTTACAAATCAGGTTATCCAGGCTATAAAAAGTAGCGCGGTCAATGACTTTATGAATTTTTATCAAATGATAGACACCTTGATTGTTGACGATATACAATTTCTGGCCGGACGTCCCAAAACGCAGGAGCTGTTTTTTAATATTTTTAATCAGCTGCACCAGTCCGGAAAACAGATTATCCTTACAGCAGACAGAGCGCCGAAAGATCTGACCGATGTGGACAACCGATTGATTTCAAGATTCAAATGGGGTTTGGTCGCCGACATCAAAATCCCGGATTTCGATACCAGAATGAAGATTCTGACCGCCAAAATAGAAGAGCAAAATCTTGAATTGACTGATGACGTGAAAGAATATATATGCCATCACATTAAAAACAATGTCAGGGAATTGGAAGGTGTAATCCTTTCTTTAGTCGCACAATCTACTTTTAACAGAGTTAAAATCGACCTGAAATTGGTTAAGGAAGTGATCAAACAGTTTGTCAGTCAGGTAGATAAAGAAATATCCGTAGAAAACATTAAACAATTAGTAGCCAAGTATTTTGAGCTTCCGGTTGAAAAATTGCAGGGTAAAACAAGACTAAGATCTGTCGTAATCGCAAGACAATTGTCTATGTATTTAGCCAAAAACTACACAAACAGTTCATTGAAAGTCATCGGCGATTCTTTTGGAGGTAGAGATCACTCTACAGTGATATACTCTTTAAAGGCAGTGCAGGATCTGATGGATACCGATATGCTCTTTAAAGATACGGTCAATGCATTGGAAAAGAAAGTCCAATCAACACTGACCACATAA
- a CDS encoding metallophosphatase translates to MDRRQFIKNSAFTSLVVTSGAFPLYASALAPEIIKLTILHTNDVHSRIEPFPMDGSRNEGLGGAAKRAGLIKKIRSKESNVLLLDAGDVFQGTPYFNFFGGELEFKLMSAMGYDACTIGNHDFDAGIDGLERQLKHADFPLLISNYDFKDTCMNGKTKEYKIFKMGKLKIGVFGVGIELNGLVPKALFKDTIYKNPLSEAERVSGILKNDENCDFVICLSHLGYKYDNDKVSDVVLAKSSQFIDLIIGGHTHTFMKEPEKVLNSAGKIVIVNQVGWAGIMLGRLDVFFERNKKGSCVTCNNSLIS, encoded by the coding sequence ATGGACAGAAGGCAATTTATAAAAAATTCAGCTTTTACCTCTTTGGTTGTAACTTCAGGAGCTTTTCCGTTGTACGCATCCGCTTTAGCCCCTGAAATCATTAAACTGACAATACTGCATACCAATGATGTCCATAGCAGAATTGAGCCTTTTCCCATGGATGGCTCTCGAAATGAAGGACTAGGGGGAGCTGCCAAACGGGCGGGTTTAATCAAAAAAATCCGGTCAAAGGAATCAAATGTCTTACTTTTGGATGCCGGTGATGTCTTTCAGGGAACCCCTTATTTCAATTTTTTTGGTGGTGAGCTGGAATTCAAATTAATGTCTGCAATGGGTTATGATGCCTGTACGATCGGAAATCATGATTTTGATGCAGGTATTGATGGTCTGGAAAGACAGTTGAAACATGCAGATTTTCCATTATTGATATCAAATTATGATTTTAAGGATACTTGTATGAATGGTAAGACGAAGGAATACAAAATATTCAAAATGGGAAAACTGAAAATTGGGGTCTTTGGAGTGGGTATAGAATTAAACGGATTAGTTCCAAAAGCATTATTTAAAGATACTATCTACAAAAATCCGCTTTCGGAAGCAGAACGTGTCTCCGGAATATTAAAAAATGATGAAAACTGTGATTTTGTGATTTGCCTTTCTCATTTGGGGTACAAATATGACAATGATAAAGTTTCTGATGTGGTTCTTGCAAAAAGCAGTCAGTTTATAGATCTGATTATCGGCGGACACACACACACCTTTATGAAGGAACCGGAAAAAGTACTGAATAGTGCCGGGAAAATAGTAATTGTCAATCAGGTAGGATGGGCGGGTATTATGTTGGGTAGATTGGACGTGTTTTTTGAAAGAAATAAAAAAGGAAGCTGTGTTACATGTAATAATTCTTTAATCAGTTGA
- a CDS encoding 5'-nucleotidase C-terminal domain-containing protein, which produces MANHLKHFFFLFLIILITSCSKQIYVAEIKSGSSRIDKTASVVDPGISEMISPYKSRLDSTMNEEIGYLESEMIKARPSSSLGNWFADVLYDDAILFDNEVKFALQNYGGIRIPSIASGPLTVGKMYELMPFDNTLFIVTLDSAGVIQLLDRIAEYGGWPVSSKLNFLAEYGKAKDIFIDGSELSSGKTYKVAMPDYVANGGDNCGFLADYPRIDTGLLIRDLMISHVRNMTKSGKNIVPNNEQRIKDY; this is translated from the coding sequence ATGGCAAATCATCTGAAACACTTTTTTTTCTTATTTCTTATTATACTGATTACTTCCTGTAGTAAACAGATTTATGTTGCGGAAATAAAGTCTGGTTCATCCCGAATCGATAAGACTGCTTCTGTGGTTGATCCCGGGATTTCAGAAATGATTTCACCTTATAAGTCACGTTTAGACAGTACCATGAATGAAGAAATCGGGTATCTTGAATCTGAAATGATCAAGGCCCGTCCGAGTTCAAGTTTGGGCAATTGGTTTGCGGATGTATTGTACGATGATGCAATACTTTTTGATAATGAAGTTAAATTCGCCCTTCAGAATTATGGTGGTATCCGAATTCCGTCTATAGCTTCCGGTCCTCTGACTGTGGGTAAAATGTATGAATTGATGCCATTTGATAATACTTTGTTCATAGTTACATTAGATAGTGCAGGAGTTATACAGTTATTAGATAGAATTGCTGAATATGGTGGTTGGCCGGTTAGTAGTAAACTTAATTTTTTAGCTGAATATGGTAAAGCAAAAGATATATTTATTGATGGATCAGAACTAAGTTCGGGTAAAACTTATAAAGTTGCAATGCCTGATTATGTTGCTAATGGCGGAGATAATTGTGGTTTTTTGGCAGATTATCCGAGAATCGATACCGGACTTTTAATACGCGACTTAATGATATCGCATGTCAGAAATATGACGAAATCAGGGAAGAATATAGTTCCTAATAATGAACAGAGAATAAAAGATTATTAA
- a CDS encoding iron-sulfur cluster assembly accessory protein — protein sequence MSTDTIIQQAPVTLTSGAIEQLKRIHQEQNLSDEHGLRIGVKGGGCSGFSYVLGFDVQKEKDDIFEISGFKVFMEKAHAIYLLGMQIDWADGLNNRGFTFTNPNAKETCGCGTSFSA from the coding sequence ATGTCAACAGATACAATCATTCAGCAAGCACCTGTAACATTAACTTCCGGTGCAATAGAACAACTAAAAAGAATTCATCAGGAACAGAATTTAAGTGATGAGCATGGTCTTAGAATTGGTGTAAAAGGTGGTGGATGTTCAGGTTTCAGCTATGTCCTGGGATTTGACGTTCAGAAAGAAAAAGATGATATTTTTGAAATAAGTGGTTTTAAGGTGTTTATGGAAAAAGCACACGCTATTTATCTTTTGGGAATGCAGATAGACTGGGCAGACGGACTCAACAACCGAGGATTTACTTTTACAAATCCGAATGCAAAAGAAACCTGTGGTTGCGGCACATCCTTTTCAGCATAA
- the ruvB gene encoding Holliday junction branch migration DNA helicase RuvB, whose protein sequence is MNPNLDPTQAHFKPEDKQVEKALRPKGLEDFHGQLKIVENLSIFIQAAKQRDEALDHVLLHGPPGLGKTTLSYIIANELGSNLKITSGPVLEKPGDLAGLLTNLESGDVLFIDEIHRLNNVVEEYLYSAMEDYRIDIMIDSGPNARSIQLTLNPFTLVGATTRMGLLTAPMRARFGISFLLDYYDVVTLKNILFRSASILNVEIDEEGAHEIARRSRGTPRIANALLRRIRDFAQIKGDGRIDKVISRYGLDALNVDESGLDEMDNRILTAIIEKFKGGPVGLTTIATAVGEEAGTIEEVHEPFLIMEGYIQRTPRGREATAKAYKHIGKIPPTVAGTLFN, encoded by the coding sequence ATGAACCCAAACCTTGATCCTACACAGGCACACTTTAAGCCTGAAGACAAACAAGTTGAGAAAGCACTCAGGCCAAAAGGTTTGGAAGATTTTCATGGTCAATTGAAAATCGTAGAAAATTTATCGATATTTATTCAGGCTGCAAAACAAAGAGACGAAGCATTGGATCATGTATTATTACACGGTCCTCCGGGATTGGGTAAGACTACTTTGTCTTATATTATTGCAAATGAGCTTGGTTCCAATCTGAAGATAACATCCGGTCCTGTGCTAGAGAAACCGGGAGATTTAGCCGGTCTGCTGACCAATCTGGAAAGCGGTGATGTTCTTTTTATCGATGAGATCCACAGATTGAATAATGTGGTGGAAGAATATCTCTACTCTGCTATGGAAGACTACAGAATTGATATTATGATCGATTCCGGTCCGAATGCCAGAAGTATCCAATTGACTCTAAATCCATTTACTTTGGTGGGTGCCACTACCCGTATGGGCTTACTGACTGCTCCAATGCGGGCAAGGTTCGGCATCAGTTTTTTGCTGGATTATTATGATGTGGTTACGTTAAAAAATATCCTTTTCAGGAGTGCTTCCATATTAAATGTCGAAATAGACGAAGAAGGTGCGCATGAAATTGCACGCAGAAGCAGAGGAACTCCACGAATAGCAAACGCTTTGTTGAGAAGAATCCGGGATTTTGCACAAATTAAGGGTGATGGCCGAATAGATAAAGTTATCTCCAGATATGGTTTGGATGCGTTAAATGTGGATGAGAGCGGTCTGGATGAGATGGACAACAGAATATTAACCGCCATCATTGAAAAATTCAAAGGCGGACCGGTAGGATTAACCACTATAGCTACAGCTGTAGGGGAAGAAGCCGGCACCATTGAAGAAGTACACGAACCATTTCTTATAATGGAAGGCTATATTCAGCGAACTCCAAGAGGAAGGGAAGCCACTGCCAAAGCCTATAAACATATCGGTAAAATTCCTCCAACTGTAGCAGGAACCTTATTCAACTAA
- the ltrA gene encoding group II intron reverse transcriptase/maturase, producing the protein MTERRKQTNLEDKESTMEVEMESQGKLGEPSYVAARTEGRDENSKHHGLLEKILSRENMNLAYLRVLENGGSSGIDKMEVSEMLKYLKEHGSTLKEQLMTGRYKSQAVKRVEIPKPDGGVRMLGIPTVIDRMIQQAISQVLTPIYEEGFSDSSYGFRPNRNAHQAILKAKEYIESGRKYVVDIDLEKFFDRVNHDKLMYLLSEKIGDKRVLKLIREYLESGVMIGGLYSKTEEGTPQGGPLSPLLSNVILDKLDKELERRGHKFCRYADDCNIYVQTKRSAERVMRSVSKYLEEELRLKVNEKKSETGSPKERKFLGFSFYQKRKEIGVRIHPKSLERIKEKVRKLTSRSNGMSIEVRIKKLSSLIGGWVSYYKLADIKSHCQKLDEWLRRRLRMCYWKNWKRVKTKHDNLIKLGVPNFKAWEFANTRKSYWRIANSPILATSLTNQYFENLKLLTFSRAYSKT; encoded by the coding sequence ATGACAGAGCGTAGAAAGCAGACAAACTTGGAGGACAAGGAATCCACAATGGAAGTAGAGATGGAATCTCAAGGTAAGTTGGGAGAGCCTAGCTATGTTGCGGCGAGAACAGAAGGAAGAGATGAGAACAGTAAGCATCATGGACTGCTTGAGAAAATACTATCACGAGAGAATATGAATCTGGCATATTTGCGAGTGTTAGAAAATGGTGGCAGCTCGGGCATTGATAAGATGGAAGTAAGCGAAATGCTAAAATATCTTAAAGAACACGGGAGTACACTAAAAGAGCAGTTAATGACAGGCAGGTATAAGTCACAAGCAGTAAAACGAGTGGAAATACCGAAACCGGATGGTGGGGTAAGGATGTTGGGGATACCAACAGTAATAGACCGTATGATACAGCAAGCGATAAGCCAAGTACTGACACCGATATACGAAGAAGGATTTTCAGATAGTAGCTACGGCTTCAGACCCAATCGGAATGCACACCAAGCGATATTAAAAGCGAAGGAGTACATAGAAAGTGGTAGGAAGTATGTAGTAGATATAGATCTGGAAAAGTTCTTTGATCGGGTTAATCATGACAAATTGATGTATCTGCTATCAGAAAAGATAGGAGATAAGAGAGTACTGAAATTGATAAGAGAGTACTTAGAATCAGGAGTAATGATAGGTGGATTATATAGCAAGACGGAAGAAGGCACGCCACAAGGTGGGCCATTAAGTCCGCTGTTATCAAATGTGATATTGGATAAATTGGACAAGGAGTTAGAGCGTCGTGGTCACAAATTTTGCAGATACGCAGATGATTGTAATATCTATGTACAGACAAAACGATCAGCAGAACGAGTGATGCGAAGTGTCAGTAAATACTTGGAAGAAGAACTCCGACTGAAGGTAAATGAGAAGAAAAGTGAAACAGGCAGCCCGAAGGAACGAAAATTCTTAGGCTTTAGCTTTTATCAGAAACGAAAAGAAATAGGGGTAAGAATCCATCCTAAATCACTCGAACGGATAAAGGAAAAGGTCAGGAAATTGACAAGTAGAAGTAATGGCATGAGTATAGAAGTAAGGATAAAGAAACTATCAAGCCTCATAGGTGGCTGGGTAAGTTACTATAAACTAGCGGACATCAAGAGTCATTGCCAAAAGTTAGACGAATGGCTGAGAAGGCGACTAAGAATGTGCTATTGGAAGAACTGGAAGCGTGTAAAGACGAAGCATGATAATCTAATAAAACTTGGCGTGCCAAATTTCAAAGCATGGGAATTTGCTAATACAAGGAAGAGTTATTGGAGAATCGCCAATAGTCCGATATTAGCGACTAGTTTGACCAACCAGTATTTCGAGAACCTTAAACTGCTCACTTTCAGCCGAGCTTACAGTAAAACTTAG
- a CDS encoding OmpA family protein, whose product MRNRIIYFLAIFTLFVNFAIAQNPEMKSGISFKKLFLDYQSQNGGEFSKFKDYKSGFEIGYHRNLNSNLNLVVPFKYGVVNSHNDSIRTIQKSIAGLDAQIQYMFNTSGSRIQPYVMAGAGGVMEFEGEFNVQIPVGLGLFFRVSPNTYFNFQSEYRYSLADNRNNLQHGLGFVYLFGRSEPKPELPVVEMKDSDNDGVVDELDLCPNEFGLRQFNGCPDKDDDGVPDYLDKCPDVKGLKEFAGCPDTDGDGIPDHEDECPKVAGIKALKGCPTPDRDGDGVPDDIDKCPDVAGLKENNGCPIADRDGDGVPDDVDKCPDKPGLKIYNGCPDTDGDGIDDSRDECPETPGTVANNGCPEMAVEDKKTLDVAMRAVQFQLGSAVLKPESNAVLRQIADIMRRYKDFSMTISGHTDNTGSSPANQLLSEKRAKACYDFLIKEGISSSRMSFAGYGESRPISTNENEKGRALNRRVEFNMIPR is encoded by the coding sequence ATGAGAAATCGTATTATTTATTTTTTAGCCATTTTTACATTGTTTGTAAATTTTGCAATAGCGCAAAATCCGGAAATGAAATCCGGAATATCTTTTAAGAAGCTTTTTCTGGACTATCAATCACAAAATGGTGGTGAGTTTTCCAAATTTAAAGATTACAAATCAGGATTCGAAATTGGTTATCACAGAAATCTCAATAGTAATCTGAATCTGGTTGTACCTTTCAAGTATGGAGTAGTCAATTCTCATAATGATTCTATCAGGACCATACAGAAATCTATAGCCGGTCTTGATGCGCAGATCCAGTATATGTTTAACACATCAGGGAGTAGAATACAGCCTTATGTAATGGCAGGTGCAGGAGGTGTTATGGAATTTGAAGGTGAATTTAACGTCCAGATCCCCGTAGGTTTGGGTTTGTTTTTTAGAGTATCACCCAATACTTATTTTAATTTTCAATCAGAATACCGGTATTCTTTAGCAGATAACAGAAATAACTTACAACATGGACTGGGTTTTGTTTATCTTTTCGGGAGATCAGAACCTAAGCCGGAACTTCCGGTTGTTGAAATGAAAGATAGTGATAACGATGGTGTGGTAGATGAGCTGGATTTATGTCCCAATGAATTTGGTCTGAGACAATTTAATGGATGTCCTGACAAAGATGATGATGGCGTTCCGGATTATTTAGATAAATGTCCGGATGTTAAAGGTCTGAAAGAATTTGCCGGATGTCCGGATACAGACGGAGATGGAATTCCTGATCATGAAGATGAATGTCCGAAAGTAGCTGGTATCAAAGCTCTGAAAGGTTGCCCTACACCCGATAGAGATGGGGATGGAGTGCCGGACGATATTGATAAGTGCCCGGATGTAGCAGGTCTGAAAGAAAATAATGGTTGCCCGATAGCAGACAGAGATGGGGATGGAGTGCCGGATGATGTAGATAAATGTCCTGATAAGCCGGGATTGAAAATTTACAATGGTTGCCCGGATACAGATGGTGATGGAATTGATGACAGCAGAGACGAATGCCCTGAAACACCAGGAACTGTAGCGAATAATGGTTGTCCGGAGATGGCGGTCGAAGATAAAAAGACATTAGACGTGGCTATGAGAGCAGTTCAGTTTCAACTGGGAAGCGCTGTTCTTAAACCTGAATCGAATGCAGTACTGAGACAGATTGCGGATATCATGAGAAGATACAAAGATTTCAGTATGACAATCAGCGGACATACAGATAATACGGGTAGCTCTCCTGCAAATCAATTGCTTTCTGAAAAGCGTGCAAAAGCCTGTTATGATTTTTTGATTAAAGAAGGAATTTCTTCCAGTCGTATGAGTTTCGCAGGATATGGAGAATCAAGACCAATTTCTACCAATGAAAATGAGAAGGGAAGAGCCTTAAACCGCCGTGTTGAGTTTAATATGATTCCGCGATAA
- a CDS encoding protein-L-isoaspartate(D-aspartate) O-methyltransferase, whose amino-acid sequence MQLIDSYRHKGLRQQLVNELKQKGITDERILNAFLEIPRHFFLDKTFADWAYKDVAFPIDSDQTISQPYTVAYQTNLLDIKKGDVVLEVGTGSGFQACVLSHLKAKVYTIERHEQLYKKTQKLLSEIGFGNIRTLHGDGYEGAPRFAPFDKILITAGATEIPKKLMDQLKPGGIMVIPIGESDLKQMVKITKNEDGTFRFETFGNFRFVPFLKGIQ is encoded by the coding sequence ATTCAATTGATAGATTCATACAGACATAAAGGCCTCCGCCAGCAGTTGGTCAACGAATTAAAACAGAAAGGTATTACAGATGAAAGAATTCTGAACGCATTTCTTGAAATTCCCAGACATTTTTTTCTGGATAAGACCTTTGCCGATTGGGCTTATAAGGATGTGGCTTTTCCGATTGATTCGGATCAGACTATTTCTCAACCATACACAGTGGCCTACCAGACAAACTTACTGGATATCAAAAAAGGGGATGTTGTTCTGGAAGTAGGTACCGGATCCGGATTTCAGGCTTGTGTACTTTCTCATCTGAAAGCGAAAGTATATACCATTGAAAGACACGAACAGTTATATAAAAAAACTCAAAAGTTACTGAGCGAGATAGGTTTTGGAAATATCAGGACCCTTCATGGAGATGGATACGAAGGTGCACCCAGATTTGCCCCATTTGATAAAATCCTGATTACTGCCGGTGCAACCGAAATTCCGAAAAAATTAATGGATCAACTGAAACCGGGTGGCATAATGGTCATTCCGATCGGGGAATCAGACCTTAAACAAATGGTAAAGATTACAAAGAATGAAGACGGCACATTCAGATTCGAAACTTTCGGGAATTTTCGTTTTGTACCTTTTCTAAAAGGAATTCAATAA
- the fahA gene encoding fumarylacetoacetase: MRTSFIEVKGNSDFSIHNIPFGVFQIGDYISACTRVGDTIVDLQICRNFDVFGDLDLPESIFEKRYLNDFISLGKPITRRVREILMDALSVGGYLDNEIFKSSLLWYRIEEVQMLLPIHIGDYTDFYSSREHATNVGVMFRDPANALLPNWLHLPVGYHGRASSIIPSGVPVKRPSGQTFPDGAEKPVFGPTKQLDFELEMAFVIGKESAMGESVKIEEAEDYIFGLMLFNDWSARDIQKWEYVPLGPFLAKNFASTVSPWIITLEALEPFRVESPVQNPDVLPYLQFEGKKNYDIHLQVDIQTENGASKTVSVSNFKYMYWNMCQQLAHHTVNGCNVRVGDLMASGTISGKDSDSYGSMLEIAWKGTKPIQMPDETERKFIQDGDTVIMTGYCENGEIRIGFGECSAKIIS, from the coding sequence ATGAGAACAAGTTTTATAGAAGTTAAAGGAAATAGTGATTTTAGTATTCATAATATACCATTTGGAGTTTTTCAGATTGGGGATTATATTTCAGCTTGTACCAGAGTCGGGGATACAATTGTAGATTTGCAGATTTGCAGAAATTTTGATGTTTTTGGTGATCTTGATTTACCTGAATCTATATTTGAAAAAAGATATTTGAATGATTTTATCAGTTTGGGTAAACCAATCACCCGAAGAGTAAGAGAAATTTTGATGGATGCTTTATCTGTAGGTGGATATCTGGATAATGAAATTTTCAAATCATCCTTGCTATGGTACAGGATTGAAGAAGTCCAAATGTTATTACCTATTCACATCGGAGATTATACGGATTTTTATTCCAGTAGAGAGCACGCTACAAATGTTGGAGTCATGTTTCGAGATCCGGCAAATGCTTTATTACCTAATTGGCTGCATCTTCCTGTAGGATATCACGGAAGAGCTTCTTCCATTATTCCATCCGGCGTACCAGTGAAAAGACCATCCGGTCAGACTTTTCCGGATGGAGCAGAAAAACCGGTTTTCGGGCCTACCAAACAATTGGATTTCGAACTGGAAATGGCATTTGTAATTGGTAAAGAATCAGCGATGGGCGAAAGTGTAAAAATAGAAGAGGCAGAGGATTACATTTTTGGATTGATGCTTTTTAACGATTGGTCAGCCCGAGATATTCAGAAATGGGAGTACGTTCCGCTAGGACCATTTCTTGCCAAAAATTTTGCTTCTACCGTTTCTCCATGGATTATTACGCTGGAAGCACTTGAGCCATTCAGAGTAGAAAGTCCTGTGCAAAATCCGGATGTTTTACCTTATTTGCAATTTGAAGGTAAAAAAAATTATGATATTCATTTGCAGGTTGATATTCAAACTGAAAATGGAGCAAGTAAAACTGTTTCAGTTTCCAACTTTAAATACATGTACTGGAATATGTGTCAGCAATTGGCTCATCATACTGTCAACGGCTGTAATGTAAGAGTTGGTGACTTGATGGCTTCAGGAACTATTAGTGGCAAAGATTCGGATTCATACGGATCCATGCTCGAAATTGCCTGGAAAGGTACCAAACCGATACAAATGCCGGATGAAACGGAAAGAAAATTTATTCAAGACGGAGACACCGTGATTATGACAGGATATTGTGAAAATGGTGAAATAAGGATCGGATTCGGCGAATGTAGTGCAAAAATAATTTCCTGA